Proteins encoded by one window of Modestobacter marinus:
- the mbhE gene encoding hydrogen gas-evolving membrane-bound hydrogenase subunit E — MILVLALAAMALLAAAAPLLVRAGWGRNAGYALAAGFAGVAALLGSAVPHVLAGGTVDVSARWLPSLDVDFALRLDGLALLFSMIVLGVGALIMAYCPRYLGPTGRHGAVYGLLTLFAAAMLGLVLAADVVLLFVFWELTTFCSFLLVGLTGGRATRPARRALLVTAAGGLALLVAVVLLTGVTGTTDLAAILADPDRVLDSPLAGPIALLVAFAAFTKSAQVPLHFWLPGAMVAMTPVSAYLHAATMVKAGIYLLMRTSPLFSDLPLWSALLLSVGLTSALVGAFMALRQHDLKAILAHSTVSQLGFLVAAIGVGTGTALAAAMLHTAAHALFKATLFMLVGIIDKETGSRDIRQLSGLWRVMPVTAAVTGLAGLSMAGIPPLLGFVSKEYLFQGLFQADVVPGAGLVAGVLGVTASALTTAYGLRIFFGAFGGVTRQPDLYEPSPAFLAPAVVPALAGLVLGSGINLLNPVVVRAGADVLPDAPMRPFQFWHGLSPEIVMSAVAVSTGLVLFLRRRQVDRLLDRVPLPDGGALFDRAHDGVLAFGRWVGSPDRQEGLAGHLARPLVVIAALGIAGSSALEGLPARNATDAALDWPVVVLVAGAVVGTVVVRSTLAVVALLGMVGLLVSAWFLLAGAPDVALTLLLVEVLTAVVVVLVLRGGPRQLPRVQRRRLLQAGALALACGLAAAAATVALTGRRGSSVAGDWFLRTAEPATGGSNVVNTILVDFRAMDTLGEAVVLGVAALGLLALFGDGPARSRRPAPAARRAASGTDVVLEASGRLIVPGVALLAVVLLWRGHDAPGGGFIAALVSGAAVALSQLAHGRLPRWLRPDVLVGAGLLLALGTGLLGGVLGGAFLAPFDLPLLGAVGVGSALLFDTGVLLMVLGLVVATLDRLGDRPEPVGPVQPPVRSEVAPGPEPRTGADLAVTGRTVSS; from the coding sequence GTGATCCTGGTGCTCGCCCTGGCGGCCATGGCGCTCCTGGCCGCCGCGGCACCGCTGCTGGTGCGGGCGGGCTGGGGACGCAACGCCGGCTACGCCCTGGCCGCGGGCTTCGCCGGCGTGGCGGCTCTGCTGGGATCGGCCGTGCCGCACGTGCTGGCCGGTGGGACGGTGGACGTGTCCGCCCGCTGGCTGCCCTCCCTGGACGTCGACTTCGCCCTCCGGCTCGACGGGCTCGCGTTGCTGTTCAGCATGATCGTGCTCGGCGTCGGCGCGCTGATCATGGCCTACTGCCCCCGCTACCTGGGGCCCACCGGGCGGCACGGTGCGGTGTACGGGCTGCTGACCCTCTTCGCCGCGGCGATGCTCGGCCTGGTCCTGGCCGCCGATGTGGTGCTGCTGTTCGTCTTCTGGGAGCTGACCACCTTCTGCTCCTTCCTGCTGGTCGGGCTGACCGGTGGCCGGGCCACCCGGCCGGCCCGGCGGGCGCTGCTCGTCACCGCCGCCGGGGGGCTGGCCCTGCTCGTGGCCGTCGTCCTGCTGACCGGGGTCACCGGCACCACGGACCTGGCGGCGATCCTCGCCGACCCCGACCGGGTGCTCGACTCGCCGCTGGCCGGACCGATCGCCCTGCTGGTCGCCTTCGCCGCCTTCACCAAGTCCGCGCAGGTGCCCCTGCACTTCTGGCTGCCCGGCGCGATGGTCGCGATGACGCCGGTCAGCGCCTACCTGCACGCCGCGACGATGGTCAAGGCCGGCATCTACCTGCTGATGCGGACCTCGCCGCTGTTCTCCGACCTGCCGCTGTGGTCGGCCCTGCTGCTGTCGGTCGGGCTCACCTCGGCGCTGGTCGGCGCCTTCATGGCGCTGCGGCAGCACGACCTGAAGGCGATCCTCGCCCACTCGACGGTCAGCCAGCTCGGCTTCCTCGTCGCGGCGATCGGGGTGGGCACGGGCACCGCCCTGGCCGCCGCGATGCTGCACACGGCCGCCCACGCGCTGTTCAAGGCCACGCTGTTCATGCTGGTCGGGATCATCGACAAGGAGACCGGCAGCCGCGACATCCGTCAGCTGTCGGGGCTGTGGCGGGTGATGCCGGTGACCGCCGCGGTCACCGGGCTGGCCGGCCTGTCGATGGCCGGCATCCCGCCGCTGCTCGGGTTCGTCAGCAAGGAGTACCTGTTCCAGGGCCTCTTCCAGGCCGACGTCGTGCCCGGTGCCGGCCTGGTGGCCGGGGTGCTGGGCGTCACGGCCTCCGCGCTCACCACCGCCTACGGCCTGCGGATCTTCTTCGGCGCCTTCGGCGGCGTGACCCGCCAACCCGACCTGTACGAGCCCTCGCCGGCCTTCCTGGCGCCCGCAGTGGTGCCGGCTCTCGCGGGGCTGGTCCTGGGGTCGGGCATCAACCTGCTCAACCCGGTCGTGGTCCGGGCCGGTGCCGACGTGCTGCCCGATGCGCCGATGCGGCCCTTCCAGTTCTGGCACGGACTCAGTCCGGAGATCGTCATGTCGGCGGTCGCCGTCAGCACCGGGCTGGTGCTGTTCCTGCGGCGACGGCAGGTCGACCGGCTGCTGGACCGGGTGCCACTGCCCGACGGTGGTGCACTGTTCGACCGGGCCCACGACGGCGTGCTGGCCTTCGGCCGGTGGGTGGGCAGCCCGGACCGCCAGGAGGGACTGGCCGGCCACCTGGCCCGCCCGCTGGTCGTCATCGCCGCGCTCGGGATCGCCGGGTCGTCCGCCCTCGAGGGGTTGCCGGCCCGCAACGCCACCGACGCCGCCCTCGACTGGCCGGTGGTCGTCCTGGTCGCGGGCGCCGTCGTCGGCACGGTGGTCGTCCGCTCGACGCTGGCGGTCGTCGCGCTGCTGGGCATGGTGGGGCTGCTGGTCTCCGCCTGGTTCCTCCTGGCCGGTGCGCCGGACGTCGCGCTGACCCTGCTCCTGGTCGAGGTGCTGACCGCGGTCGTCGTCGTGCTCGTCCTGCGCGGAGGGCCCCGGCAGCTGCCCCGGGTGCAGCGCCGCCGTCTGCTCCAGGCCGGCGCGCTGGCGCTGGCCTGCGGTCTCGCGGCGGCTGCGGCCACGGTCGCACTCACCGGCCGCCGGGGGTCGTCGGTGGCCGGCGACTGGTTCCTCCGCACCGCCGAACCCGCGACGGGAGGCAGCAACGTGGTCAACACGATCCTGGTGGACTTCCGCGCGATGGACACCCTCGGTGAGGCAGTGGTGCTGGGCGTCGCGGCCCTGGGCCTCCTCGCCCTCTTCGGCGACGGTCCCGCCCGGTCCCGCCGGCCGGCACCGGCCGCCCGGCGCGCGGCCAGCGGCACCGACGTGGTGCTGGAGGCGAGCGGGCGGCTGATCGTCCCCGGCGTGGCGCTGCTGGCGGTGGTCCTCCTCTGGCGGGGGCACGACGCGCCCGGCGGGGGGTTCATCGCCGCGCTGGTCTCCGGGGCGGCCGTGGCCCTGTCCCAGCTGGCCCACGGCCGGCTGCCGCGGTGGCTGCGCCCGGACGTGCTGGTGGGTGCCGGCCTGCTCCTCGCGCTCGGCACCGGGCTGCTCGGCGGCGTGCTCGGCGGCGCGTTCCTGGCTCCCTTCGACCTGCCGCTGCTGGGGGCGGTCGGCGTCGGTTCCGCCCTGCTGTTCGACACCGGCGTGCTGCTGATGGTCCTCGGCCTGGTCGTCGCCACCCTCGACCGGCTCGGCGACCGGCCGGAGCCCGTCGGCCCCGTGCAGCCGCCGGTCCGGTCCGAGGTGGCGCCCGGCCCGGAGCCCCGGACCGGCGCGGACCTCGCGGTCACCGGCAGGACGGTGTCGTCATGA
- a CDS encoding HNH endonuclease signature motif containing protein, producing MTGSMTLDAPAPNVVVELPGDLFGCDLLSTLDGLASEDLHASTDRAVLDRTALLVAARNRLDAELARTVRHAGTTQAAEHDGLKSMRSWLIGHVRLSVNEASRVLRAGRVLEHLPVLAAGFAAGEVTAAQVEVVAAAVGPGEVAQAEEQGIDLAGFDQAWADVARECSHASLGVAVQAFLGALDPDGCEPDPTEGRRLSISRNADGSITGRFDLDAGGGEKVQAAIESIVQADRPKGDTRTRSQQNADALVQLCDNQLASGNLPTLRTVKPHVVVGIDLADLVDPATGAGAGELGFGATISAARARWLACDADVSRIVMGPDGEPLELGRRHRVVTPGLRRAVERRDRSCVFAGCGAPTWWCDVHHLIHWVHGGETNLENSALLCERHHTKVHHGFRVERDPGGRWRTWRPDGTEILIGPLLHRS from the coding sequence GTGACTGGCTCGATGACGCTGGACGCCCCCGCGCCGAACGTGGTGGTCGAGCTCCCCGGTGACCTGTTCGGGTGCGATCTGCTGTCGACACTCGACGGGTTGGCGAGCGAGGACCTGCACGCGTCGACCGATCGGGCGGTGCTGGACCGGACGGCGTTGCTGGTGGCGGCGCGGAACCGGCTCGACGCTGAGCTGGCGCGGACGGTGCGGCACGCGGGAACGACCCAGGCGGCCGAGCACGACGGGCTGAAGAGCATGCGGTCGTGGCTGATCGGGCACGTGCGGCTCTCGGTGAACGAGGCGTCGCGGGTGCTGCGGGCCGGCCGGGTGCTGGAACACCTCCCGGTGCTCGCGGCCGGGTTCGCGGCCGGAGAGGTGACGGCGGCGCAGGTCGAGGTGGTGGCGGCTGCGGTCGGTCCCGGCGAGGTGGCGCAGGCGGAGGAGCAGGGCATCGACCTGGCCGGGTTCGACCAGGCATGGGCAGACGTGGCGCGGGAGTGCTCGCACGCCTCACTCGGGGTGGCGGTGCAGGCCTTCCTCGGCGCCCTCGACCCTGACGGCTGCGAGCCCGACCCGACCGAGGGGCGCCGGCTGTCGATCTCCAGGAACGCCGACGGCAGCATCACCGGCCGGTTCGACCTGGACGCCGGCGGTGGGGAGAAGGTGCAGGCGGCGATCGAGTCGATCGTGCAGGCCGACCGCCCGAAGGGCGACACCCGCACCCGGTCCCAGCAGAACGCAGACGCGCTCGTGCAGCTGTGCGACAACCAGCTCGCCTCGGGCAACCTCCCGACCCTGCGCACGGTGAAGCCGCACGTGGTGGTGGGCATCGACCTGGCGGACCTGGTCGACCCGGCCACCGGCGCCGGTGCGGGGGAGCTGGGGTTCGGGGCGACGATCTCCGCCGCCCGGGCCCGGTGGCTGGCCTGCGACGCGGATGTCTCCCGGATCGTCATGGGTCCTGACGGGGAGCCGCTGGAGCTGGGCCGTCGGCACCGGGTGGTGACGCCCGGCCTGCGCCGGGCCGTCGAGCGCCGCGACCGCAGTTGCGTCTTCGCCGGTTGCGGGGCGCCCACCTGGTGGTGCGACGTGCACCACCTGATCCACTGGGTGCACGGTGGCGAGACCAACCTGGAGAACTCCGCGCTCCTGTGCGAACGGCACCACACGAAGGTCCACCACGGCTTCCGGGTGGAACGAGATCCCGGCGGCCGATGGCGCACCTGGCGGCCCGACGGCACCGAGATCCTCATCGGACCACTGCTGCACCGATCGTGA
- a CDS encoding calcium/sodium antiporter has protein sequence MGLLTTLALLAGFAALVLGGELLVRGGSGLGRATGLSPLVVGLTVVAFATSAPELAVSLDATLSGTPGLAVGNVVGSNITNVLLVLGLAAVVLPVTVRSQLVRLDVPVMVALSVLVLLLALDGAVGRLEGAVLVALLVPYVAWTVILGRRAGTDEQSDTPATTAPTRPLVDLVRLVVGVALLVAGARLLVTAATDLAGALGVSDLVIGLTVVAIGTSLPELATSVIAAVRGEREMAIGNVVGSNIFNITAVLGLTAGIAPDGVPVDAAALRFDLPVMVAVAIALLPVVFTGFTIARWEAAVFVGYYAVYVTYLLLAAADHDALEPFSAALFGFALPITALTLLVLTAHEVRLHRIRGGTPAPGG, from the coding sequence GTGGGGCTCCTCACGACACTGGCGCTGCTGGCCGGGTTCGCGGCGCTGGTCCTCGGGGGCGAGCTGCTCGTGCGCGGCGGCAGCGGCCTGGGACGGGCGACCGGGCTGTCACCGCTGGTCGTCGGCCTGACGGTGGTCGCCTTCGCCACCTCGGCGCCCGAGCTCGCGGTCTCCCTCGACGCGACGCTGTCCGGCACGCCGGGCCTCGCCGTCGGCAACGTAGTCGGCAGCAACATCACCAACGTGCTACTGGTACTCGGTCTGGCGGCTGTGGTCCTGCCGGTCACCGTCCGCAGCCAGCTGGTGCGCCTGGACGTCCCGGTCATGGTGGCGCTGTCGGTACTGGTGTTGCTCCTGGCCCTCGACGGCGCGGTCGGTCGGCTGGAGGGGGCGGTGCTCGTGGCGCTGCTCGTGCCCTACGTCGCCTGGACCGTCATCCTCGGACGCCGTGCGGGGACGGACGAGCAGAGCGACACGCCTGCGACCACGGCCCCCACCAGGCCACTGGTCGACCTGGTCCGCCTGGTCGTGGGGGTGGCGTTGCTGGTGGCCGGAGCCCGGCTGCTGGTCACTGCCGCCACCGACCTGGCGGGCGCGCTCGGCGTCAGCGACCTGGTGATCGGCTTGACCGTCGTCGCCATCGGCACGTCCTTGCCGGAGCTGGCGACCTCGGTCATCGCCGCCGTGCGCGGGGAGCGCGAGATGGCCATCGGGAACGTCGTGGGCAGCAACATCTTCAACATCACCGCGGTGCTCGGCCTGACCGCCGGGATCGCCCCGGACGGCGTACCGGTGGACGCGGCGGCGCTGCGGTTCGACCTGCCCGTCATGGTCGCGGTGGCGATCGCGCTGCTGCCGGTGGTGTTCACCGGGTTCACCATCGCCCGCTGGGAGGCGGCGGTCTTCGTGGGCTACTACGCGGTGTACGTCACCTACCTCCTCTTGGCCGCCGCCGACCACGACGCACTCGAGCCCTTCAGTGCGGCACTGTTCGGGTTCGCGCTCCCCATCACCGCGCTGACCCTGCTGGTGCTCACGGCGCACGAGGTCCGGCTCCACCGCATCCGCGGCGGCACACCCGCCCCGGGCGGATGA